DNA from Podarcis muralis chromosome 13, rPodMur119.hap1.1, whole genome shotgun sequence:
tggaACTGATTAATCATGCTACAAGCTGTTTTAATTTTCTGGGTATTTTCCAGATTGCCAGCTGGATGTCCTTGTTCCTGAGGCTATAAATAATGGGATTAAGAACCGGTGGTAAAACTGTATATAATACAGCAGAAACCAAGTCCACAGTGGGGGAAGAAAGTGCTTTTGGTCTCATGTATGAAAACACAGCTGTGATGATGAATAAAGAAAAGACAGTCAGGTGAGGAGTACAGGTAGAAAAAGCTTTATATCTGCCTTGGACAGATGGGATCCTCAGCACAGCAGAAAATATGTAGCCATAGGAAGTAAAGATGAAGGTAAAAAAGAAAGAGTCCAGAAAAAACCCAAGGACAAGAATTAGAATTTGATTCACTTTTGTATCACTGCAAGAAATCTTTTGCAATTGAGGAATGTCACAAAAATATTGCCCAATCATATTGGTTCCACAGAAATTTAGTATGAAAGTAAAACTTGTTTCCAGTACTGCATGGATCAGGCTGCCTATCCAGCAG
Protein-coding regions in this window:
- the LOC114583019 gene encoding olfactory receptor 14A16-like, with amino-acid sequence MTEMREMANQSTPTEFLLMGFSETRDLQILHSAMFLFIYLTALVGNSLIITAVALDRHLHSPMYFFLTNLSLFDVCSISTTVPKSIVISLTNNNMISFAGCVTQVFLVVTFVGGELALLTVMAYDRYVAICRPLQYTLIMNRDACIQLAATCWIGSLIHAVLETSFTFILNFCGTNMIGQYFCDIPQLQKISCSDTKVNQILILVLGFFLDSFFFTFIFTSYGYIFSAVLRIPSVQGRYKAFSTCTPHLTVFSLFIITAVFSYMRPKALSSPTVDLVSAVLYTVLPPVLNPIIYSLRNKDIQLAIWKIPRKLKQLVA